From the Oleiharenicola lentus genome, one window contains:
- a CDS encoding glycoside hydrolase family 130 protein, translating to MKTKKVAVNKRILVGKPLPNIPWEERPADSNALVWRHSGNPIIDLHPFANARSAYNSCAMPWGSGFIGVFRVDWLCMTPYLHLGRSPDGLKWELDPTPIRFEGADPLLGKPTFAYDPRLCKIGDKYYVTWCNSYYGSTIGQAWTKDFKTFHQLENAFLPYNRNGVLFPKKIGGKYAMLSRPMGLGMAVNYGDIFYSDSPDLTYWGKHRIVMTRGPRKWERVKIGPGPVPIETTEGWLLLYHGVSDTCDSFVYCMGAALLDLDEPWKVLYRCQFPIMSPEVIYETAGYVGNVVFPTAALTDSATGRIAIYYGAADTCTAVAYTKADELVAYVKKHATK from the coding sequence ATGAAAACGAAAAAAGTAGCGGTCAATAAACGCATCTTGGTGGGGAAACCCCTGCCCAATATTCCTTGGGAGGAGCGCCCGGCTGATTCCAACGCCCTGGTCTGGCGGCATAGTGGGAATCCGATCATCGACCTGCATCCGTTTGCGAACGCGCGCAGCGCCTACAACAGCTGTGCCATGCCGTGGGGGAGTGGCTTCATCGGAGTATTCCGCGTCGATTGGCTGTGCATGACGCCTTATCTGCACCTCGGCCGGAGCCCGGACGGATTGAAGTGGGAGCTCGATCCCACCCCGATTCGCTTCGAGGGGGCTGATCCGCTTCTGGGCAAACCGACCTTCGCCTATGATCCCCGCCTCTGCAAGATCGGGGACAAGTATTACGTGACCTGGTGCAACTCATATTACGGCTCGACGATCGGCCAGGCGTGGACCAAGGACTTCAAGACCTTTCATCAGCTCGAGAACGCGTTCCTGCCCTATAACCGCAACGGCGTCCTCTTTCCCAAGAAGATCGGGGGCAAGTACGCGATGCTGAGCCGGCCGATGGGCCTGGGCATGGCGGTGAATTACGGCGATATCTTCTATAGCGATAGCCCGGACCTGACCTATTGGGGCAAGCACCGCATCGTGATGACCCGGGGACCGCGCAAATGGGAACGCGTGAAAATCGGCCCCGGCCCCGTGCCGATTGAAACGACTGAGGGTTGGTTGCTGCTCTATCATGGTGTTTCCGACACCTGCGACAGCTTCGTCTATTGCATGGGCGCCGCGTTGCTCGATCTCGATGAACCGTGGAAGGTCCTCTATCGCTGCCAATTCCCGATCATGTCACCCGAGGTGATCTACGAGACCGCCGGGTATGTCGGAAATGTCGTTTTCCCCACGGCGGCCCTGACCGACAGCGCCACCGGACGGATCGCCATTTACTATGGCGCGGCCGACACCTGCACGGCGGTGGCCTACACGAAAGCCGACGAACTCGTCGCGTATGTAAAGAAGCACGCCACCAAGTAA
- a CDS encoding pyruvate formate lyase family protein, with protein MELEFTQTYRNNMQSHVAIREANCLRVQFPATLGTIQDGDRLAGRTNWGWVGFSPHNAPPNCAYGYFCHEQKIIDAVERGNIPIAQRDAVMEMLHFWKKENSKAKVESAFTPKMLPVLFRDEIVPLPYNFKPMIAQPIYRMAGVFVDYEKLVRLGLPGLKQEVTEYRDKAKASQGDHLLFEGLLMAIQVLVDSSLHFQKEAEAKAQACSDPVRAEQLRKLAAVLGWNAVRKPESFYEALQLSWLYTLVSGSLELGRMDVYLGDLYVHDLEAGIITEPEALSLMQSLWKLINQLFRDVDGRIIIGGRGRRNEANADRFALLALETTRTYGRAILPQLTLRFYEGMNPLLMERSLELIGAGHTFPLLYNDDVLVPGVAHAYEVTVEEAEQYMPLGCGEIVLDHVGFGTPSGSLNVLKALDVTMRDGVDHIMSKRLGLPTGDLRDFRTFEDFFAAFKKQLAFFIEILADHEELEYVESGKQASYLYLSLLYDDCLPRGKAIFSGGIKYLGGSLESFGTVNAADSLTAIKKLVFDDKVISAERLIQALNANFVGFEKERRLMIDCPKYGNDDAYADDIMVELHEFICNTVRDQRKRTNLDWYLNVLINNKQNTILGRWVGATPDGRKAGGPMANANTPAGGNDKKGITALINSIVKPSHAIHAGAVQNMRFGYDFFSKDKAKLEATLTTYFKKGGAQAMITVINKGDLEHALAEPEKYQDLFVRIGGFSARYIDLPKDVQLEILSRKTY; from the coding sequence ATGGAACTGGAGTTCACCCAAACCTACCGCAACAACATGCAATCCCATGTTGCCATCCGGGAGGCAAATTGCCTGCGGGTTCAATTTCCCGCGACCTTGGGTACGATTCAGGACGGCGACCGGCTGGCCGGTCGCACCAACTGGGGCTGGGTTGGATTCTCCCCCCATAATGCCCCGCCGAACTGCGCCTATGGGTATTTCTGCCATGAGCAGAAAATCATCGATGCCGTCGAGCGCGGAAACATCCCGATCGCCCAACGCGATGCGGTCATGGAGATGCTCCACTTCTGGAAGAAGGAAAATTCCAAGGCCAAGGTGGAGTCGGCCTTCACCCCGAAGATGCTGCCGGTGCTCTTCCGCGATGAGATCGTGCCGCTCCCTTATAATTTCAAGCCGATGATCGCCCAGCCGATCTATCGGATGGCGGGCGTCTTCGTCGACTACGAGAAGCTGGTTCGGCTGGGTCTGCCCGGACTCAAGCAGGAAGTGACGGAATACCGCGACAAGGCGAAAGCCTCACAGGGCGACCATTTGCTGTTCGAGGGCCTGCTCATGGCCATCCAGGTGCTGGTCGACTCCTCCCTCCACTTCCAAAAGGAAGCCGAGGCCAAGGCGCAGGCCTGTTCGGATCCGGTCCGGGCCGAGCAGTTGAGAAAGTTGGCCGCGGTCCTGGGTTGGAATGCCGTGCGCAAGCCGGAGTCGTTCTACGAGGCCTTGCAGCTGTCATGGCTCTACACGCTCGTGAGCGGCTCGCTGGAGTTGGGCCGGATGGACGTCTATCTCGGCGATCTCTACGTGCACGACCTCGAGGCGGGTATCATCACGGAACCGGAAGCGCTGTCCTTGATGCAGTCTCTCTGGAAGCTGATCAACCAGCTGTTCCGCGATGTCGATGGTCGGATCATCATCGGCGGCCGGGGCCGGCGCAACGAGGCCAATGCCGACCGGTTTGCCCTGCTGGCGCTCGAGACAACGCGGACCTACGGGCGGGCGATTCTGCCGCAGCTGACCCTGCGCTTCTATGAGGGCATGAATCCCCTCTTGATGGAACGCTCCCTTGAGCTGATCGGCGCCGGTCACACCTTCCCGCTGCTGTATAACGACGACGTTTTGGTTCCCGGCGTGGCCCATGCCTACGAAGTGACGGTCGAGGAGGCGGAGCAGTACATGCCCCTGGGCTGCGGGGAAATCGTTCTGGACCATGTTGGTTTTGGTACCCCGAGCGGCTCCCTCAACGTGTTGAAGGCCCTGGATGTAACCATGCGTGATGGCGTCGATCACATCATGAGCAAGCGCCTGGGCTTGCCGACCGGTGATTTGCGCGATTTCCGCACCTTCGAAGATTTCTTCGCCGCCTTCAAAAAGCAGCTGGCATTCTTCATCGAGATTCTGGCCGACCATGAGGAGCTGGAGTATGTCGAATCCGGCAAGCAGGCGTCTTATCTCTACCTCAGCCTGCTCTACGACGATTGCCTGCCGCGCGGAAAAGCCATCTTCTCCGGAGGCATCAAGTACCTGGGCGGCTCGCTCGAGTCCTTTGGCACGGTCAATGCCGCGGACAGCCTCACGGCGATCAAGAAACTGGTTTTCGATGACAAGGTGATCTCCGCCGAGCGGCTCATCCAGGCGTTGAACGCCAATTTCGTGGGCTTCGAGAAAGAGCGCCGCCTGATGATCGACTGCCCGAAATATGGCAACGACGATGCCTATGCGGATGATATCATGGTGGAATTGCACGAATTCATCTGCAACACCGTGCGCGACCAGCGAAAGCGCACGAACCTCGATTGGTACCTGAACGTGCTCATCAACAACAAGCAGAACACCATTCTGGGACGCTGGGTCGGAGCGACACCCGATGGACGCAAGGCGGGTGGACCCATGGCCAATGCGAACACCCCCGCGGGCGGAAACGACAAGAAGGGCATCACCGCCCTGATCAACTCGATCGTCAAACCGAGCCACGCGATCCACGCCGGGGCGGTCCAGAACATGCGGTTCGGGTATGATTTCTTCAGCAAGGACAAGGCCAAGCTGGAGGCGACCCTGACCACCTACTTCAAGAAGGGTGGGGCGCAGGCCATGATCACGGTGATCAACAAGGGGGATCTCGAACACGCGCTCGCCGAGCCCGAAAAGTACCAGGATCTCTTCGTCCGGATCGGCGGGTTTAGCGCCCGCTATATCGACCTGCCCAAGGATGTGCAGCTTGAGATCCTGAGCCGCAAGACCTACTGA
- a CDS encoding glycyl-radical enzyme activating protein yields MSKRGIVTDIQRASLHDGPGIRTTIFLKGCPLQCLWCHNPEAIAPRPQLFFAEERCVACGSCEAVCPNGVHHVGPSDHAIEFGQCATCSRCVDECNARGLRIVGKEMDADAIMAEVLADVEFYRNSGGGMTLSGGEPLYQQAFALELLNRAKQMNIHTCVETSGFVAAKKFEAVLPAVDLLLFDYKATKDEDHRSFTGVSNELILANLDTAYQRGNDILLRCPIVPGLNDTAEHFAGIRALDEKYPRIRGIELMPYHDFGNSKRPSIGIAEASSQLRVPTATEPGQWIEALNGLGCQKVRIG; encoded by the coding sequence GTGAGCAAACGGGGCATCGTAACCGATATCCAACGGGCCTCCTTGCACGACGGCCCGGGAATCCGGACTACGATCTTCCTCAAGGGGTGCCCGTTGCAATGCCTCTGGTGTCACAACCCAGAGGCGATTGCACCGCGACCGCAGCTCTTCTTTGCCGAAGAGCGCTGCGTGGCGTGCGGGTCCTGCGAGGCGGTCTGTCCCAACGGGGTCCATCACGTCGGGCCATCCGACCATGCGATCGAGTTCGGGCAATGTGCCACCTGCTCGCGGTGCGTCGATGAATGCAATGCGCGTGGCTTGAGGATCGTCGGCAAGGAGATGGACGCGGATGCCATCATGGCGGAGGTGTTGGCCGATGTGGAATTCTATCGCAATTCGGGCGGCGGGATGACGCTCAGCGGGGGGGAACCGCTCTACCAGCAGGCGTTCGCCCTGGAACTGTTGAATCGCGCCAAACAGATGAACATCCACACCTGCGTCGAGACCTCGGGATTTGTCGCGGCGAAGAAGTTCGAGGCCGTGCTGCCCGCGGTGGATCTTTTGCTCTTCGATTACAAGGCCACGAAAGATGAGGATCACCGTTCGTTTACCGGGGTTTCGAACGAGCTCATTCTGGCGAACCTCGACACCGCCTATCAGCGGGGGAATGATATCCTGCTCCGATGTCCGATCGTGCCGGGGTTGAACGACACCGCGGAGCACTTCGCGGGAATCAGGGCGCTGGATGAAAAATACCCGCGCATACGCGGCATTGAGCTGATGCCGTATCATGATTTCGGGAACAGCAAGCGGCCGAGTATCGGAATCGCCGAGGCATCTTCGCAGCTGCGCGTTCCGACCGCGACCGAACCGGGACAGTGGATCGAAGCCCTGAACGGGCTCGGTTGTCAGAAGGTGCGCATCGGATAA
- a CDS encoding Gfo/Idh/MocA family protein: MEAIRLGVIGLGVMGKAHAASVAAGHVPGLQLTALAKCESADFLGSSSARCFPSAEALIESAAVDAVLVATPHPTHKDLCIRALQAGLHVLVEKPVGIQKSDVAAILQARRSDSQVMAVMFQQRTNPIFQQIRALVQGGELGEIRRFNWIVTNWFRPAAYYATSPWRGTWAGEGGGLLLNQCPHQLDLWQWIFGRPCRIRAFCGFGRYHDIEVEDDVTAYLEYENGTSGVFIASTGESPGTNRLEIVGERGRLVYENGQLQHQQNASDMTVFSRQASAPFATLPCATVPHLAADTGGRHADVMANFVAAIRHGGPLIAALHEGAHSLELANAMILSAWENRAVDLPLDGERYARELAQRIKNSRGFRLPRGG, translated from the coding sequence ATGGAAGCCATTCGTCTTGGCGTCATCGGACTTGGCGTGATGGGCAAAGCCCATGCGGCCAGTGTGGCGGCGGGGCATGTTCCCGGTCTGCAGCTGACCGCATTGGCCAAATGTGAATCGGCGGATTTCCTCGGGTCATCATCGGCCCGTTGTTTCCCATCGGCGGAGGCGCTGATTGAGTCCGCCGCGGTGGATGCCGTGCTGGTGGCCACACCTCATCCGACGCACAAAGATCTGTGCATTCGGGCCCTGCAAGCGGGGTTGCACGTCTTGGTGGAAAAGCCGGTGGGCATCCAGAAGAGTGATGTGGCGGCGATCTTGCAGGCGAGGCGCTCCGATTCCCAGGTGATGGCGGTCATGTTTCAGCAGAGAACCAATCCGATCTTCCAGCAGATCCGGGCCCTGGTGCAGGGTGGGGAACTCGGTGAAATTCGCCGTTTCAACTGGATTGTGACCAATTGGTTTCGGCCGGCTGCGTACTATGCCACTTCCCCGTGGCGGGGTACCTGGGCGGGGGAGGGGGGCGGTCTGCTGTTGAATCAGTGCCCGCATCAACTCGACCTCTGGCAATGGATCTTCGGCAGGCCGTGCCGAATCCGGGCCTTTTGTGGCTTTGGCCGCTATCACGACATCGAGGTTGAGGATGACGTAACCGCCTATTTGGAGTACGAGAACGGAACCTCCGGGGTGTTCATCGCCTCAACCGGCGAGTCACCTGGTACCAATCGCCTGGAAATTGTCGGGGAGCGCGGACGGCTTGTTTACGAGAATGGCCAGTTGCAGCATCAGCAGAATGCGTCGGACATGACCGTCTTTTCCCGTCAGGCGTCGGCGCCTTTTGCCACTTTGCCTTGCGCGACGGTGCCACACCTGGCCGCTGATACGGGTGGTCGGCATGCGGATGTCATGGCCAACTTCGTGGCGGCGATTCGGCACGGGGGGCCATTGATCGCGGCGCTGCACGAGGGGGCCCATTCGCTCGAGTTGGCGAATGCGATGATCTTGTCGGCCTGGGAGAATCGCGCGGTCGATTTGCCGCTGGATGGCGAAAGATATGCCCGGGAGTTGGCGCAGCGGATCAAGAACTCGCGCGGCTTCAGATTGCCACGGGGTGGGTGA
- a CDS encoding NUDIX domain-containing protein produces MTPVLKFCPRCGSPNFPARSPKHHVCKDCAFEWFINPAAAAACFVFDDANQVLLIRRQNDPGKGMLAPPGGFIDVGETAEDGLRRELREETGLEIRDISFLCSQPNTYAYGGYRYPVLDLFFRARVPSFSGAFAGEETTALVIKPATQIDPAELAFPSMQSAWRHYRSNAARE; encoded by the coding sequence GTGACTCCCGTACTCAAATTCTGCCCGCGCTGCGGGTCACCGAATTTTCCGGCAAGATCGCCCAAGCATCACGTCTGTAAGGATTGTGCGTTCGAGTGGTTCATCAACCCGGCCGCGGCGGCGGCATGTTTCGTCTTCGACGATGCGAACCAAGTCCTGCTGATCCGGCGGCAGAATGACCCCGGCAAGGGCATGCTGGCTCCTCCGGGCGGCTTCATCGATGTCGGCGAAACCGCCGAAGACGGCCTGCGGCGCGAACTACGCGAAGAAACCGGGCTCGAGATCAGGGATATCTCCTTTCTCTGCTCCCAACCCAATACTTACGCCTACGGCGGCTACCGCTATCCCGTGCTGGATCTTTTCTTTCGGGCGCGCGTCCCCAGCTTCAGCGGTGCGTTTGCGGGTGAAGAAACCACGGCCCTCGTGATCAAACCTGCTACCCAGATTGATCCCGCGGAGTTGGCCTTCCCCTCGATGCAGTCAGCGTGGCGCCACTATCGTAGTAACGCAGCCCGAGAATAA
- a CDS encoding class II fructose-bisphosphate aldolase — MLLTPTQTRELIADALQHKYAVLAVNADSPASVYDVLEAARQCDAPIMIETSLWQLKGRSFGAGDALLGLSRYHAELNVLANHATFQQVPVVLHTDHIKGPETTAILESAMPRFSSLSLDSSEMTPAENIAAIGKLCASATQRNLPLTLEMEAGVDAGVSPLTDCDTLFGAAEKNNPGYLAWWAPGVGTQHGLGSDGYPTFSAEAVGAHQKRATALAGRPIGIALHGSSGLPVASLQAAVQAGVSKVNWSSESLLLRSQAAQEYFSAHLAQLDKKHKDWKNTAMDNGLQAFVASRYVPKVVDRIKLLGGFCAGTRFLSTLGRS, encoded by the coding sequence ATGCTCCTCACCCCCACCCAAACCCGGGAGCTCATCGCCGATGCGCTCCAACACAAATATGCGGTGCTCGCAGTCAACGCTGACAGCCCCGCCTCCGTATACGACGTGCTCGAGGCCGCCCGCCAATGCGATGCTCCCATCATGATCGAAACCAGCCTTTGGCAGTTGAAGGGGCGCAGCTTCGGTGCCGGGGATGCCCTGCTCGGGCTCTCCCGGTATCATGCCGAGCTCAACGTGCTGGCCAACCACGCCACTTTTCAGCAGGTGCCCGTGGTCCTGCATACCGACCATATCAAGGGGCCCGAAACGACCGCGATTCTGGAATCGGCGATGCCTCGTTTCTCCTCCCTCTCGCTCGATTCCTCGGAAATGACACCGGCGGAGAACATCGCGGCCATTGGCAAATTGTGCGCCAGCGCGACGCAGAGGAATCTTCCGCTGACGCTCGAGATGGAGGCCGGCGTGGACGCCGGCGTGTCGCCTTTGACTGATTGCGATACGCTCTTCGGTGCCGCCGAGAAAAACAATCCGGGCTACCTCGCTTGGTGGGCCCCCGGCGTAGGCACGCAGCACGGACTCGGTTCCGATGGCTACCCGACCTTCAGCGCCGAGGCGGTTGGCGCGCACCAGAAACGGGCCACCGCGTTGGCGGGACGCCCCATTGGCATAGCCTTGCACGGTTCTTCCGGGTTGCCCGTCGCCAGCTTGCAGGCCGCCGTTCAGGCCGGGGTGTCCAAAGTCAACTGGTCCAGCGAGTCCCTCTTGCTCAGGTCGCAAGCGGCCCAGGAATACTTCTCCGCCCATCTCGCGCAGCTGGACAAAAAGCACAAGGATTGGAAAAACACGGCGATGGACAACGGACTGCAGGCGTTCGTCGCCTCCCGCTATGTGCCCAAGGTAGTTGATCGCATCAAACTGCTGGGTGGATTCTGTGCCGGGACTCGATTCCTCTCCACACTCGGCCGTAGTTGA
- a CDS encoding aldehyde dehydrogenase family protein — translation MPLTETIHEIRNLIDGRPCPAADGATFTIKSPATGEPIGQIAKAGQADVDRAVGSAQSAFPVWAALTAYERQKIITKATGYVRTRADHIGRLMALEQGKPLAQSVSEIGGSCDTLDYYAAEGVRIEGVISPTEDRAYRSSIIYQPVGVCALITPWNYPVSLLSWKLGPALATGCTVVVKPTTVTPMSPTAFCQTLVEGGIPAGVINVLNGPGASLGEALMQHPLVKKIAMTGSSEVGKRIMQVVSPFLKKVSLELGGHCPAIVCSDADLDLAAKIIAYKGFRNCGQSCSSVNRVYAHRSIHDALVAKLKAIGEKMTIGDGITDPKVDLGPMATASGPKTSLAHVKDAVQKGAKLVTGGQRLTGAAFAAGLYFPPTILTGCSADMLVMREETFGPVIPFQAFDTNEQAIALANDTSYGLAAYLFTKDHTATVKISEALEAGTVCVNHGAVNTNYGPYAGWKDSGYGVELSRKAVFEYLKIKHIKTAI, via the coding sequence ATGCCACTTACTGAAACCATCCACGAAATCCGCAACCTCATCGACGGCCGACCGTGCCCCGCTGCTGATGGCGCGACCTTCACCATCAAGTCTCCGGCCACCGGTGAGCCGATTGGCCAGATTGCCAAGGCCGGTCAAGCGGATGTCGACCGGGCCGTCGGCTCCGCGCAAAGCGCGTTTCCCGTTTGGGCCGCACTTACCGCCTACGAGCGCCAGAAGATCATCACCAAGGCAACGGGCTATGTGCGCACGCGCGCCGACCACATCGGCCGCCTCATGGCGCTGGAGCAGGGTAAACCGCTCGCCCAGTCGGTTTCGGAGATCGGCGGCTCCTGCGACACCCTGGACTACTACGCCGCCGAGGGCGTCCGCATCGAGGGCGTCATCAGCCCCACCGAGGATCGCGCCTACCGTTCTTCCATCATTTATCAGCCGGTGGGCGTCTGCGCCCTCATCACACCTTGGAACTACCCGGTCTCCCTGCTGAGTTGGAAACTCGGCCCGGCCCTGGCCACAGGATGCACGGTGGTCGTCAAGCCCACGACGGTCACGCCGATGTCGCCGACCGCCTTCTGCCAGACCCTCGTCGAGGGCGGCATTCCGGCCGGTGTCATCAATGTGCTCAACGGCCCCGGCGCCTCGCTGGGTGAGGCGCTCATGCAGCATCCGTTGGTCAAGAAGATCGCCATGACCGGGTCCAGCGAAGTGGGTAAACGGATCATGCAGGTCGTCTCCCCTTTCCTCAAAAAGGTGTCCCTCGAACTGGGCGGCCACTGTCCGGCCATTGTCTGCTCCGATGCGGATCTCGACCTCGCCGCGAAGATCATCGCCTACAAGGGATTCAGGAACTGCGGTCAATCCTGCAGCTCCGTGAACCGCGTCTATGCCCATCGCTCCATTCACGACGCGCTCGTCGCGAAATTGAAGGCCATCGGGGAAAAGATGACGATTGGTGACGGCATTACCGATCCGAAGGTAGACCTCGGGCCCATGGCCACCGCCAGCGGCCCCAAGACCTCTCTGGCTCATGTGAAGGACGCCGTGCAGAAGGGCGCCAAACTGGTTACCGGCGGCCAGCGTCTCACCGGCGCGGCGTTCGCCGCAGGCCTCTATTTCCCGCCCACCATCCTCACCGGTTGCTCCGCCGACATGCTTGTCATGCGAGAGGAGACTTTTGGCCCGGTGATTCCCTTCCAAGCATTCGACACCAACGAGCAGGCCATCGCGCTGGCCAACGACACTTCCTATGGCCTCGCCGCCTACCTCTTTACCAAGGACCACACCGCCACGGTGAAGATCTCGGAAGCTTTGGAAGCTGGCACCGTCTGCGTGAACCATGGCGCCGTGAACACCAATTACGGTCCCTACGCAGGCTGGAAGGACAGCGGCTACGGGGTCGAGCTGTCCCGCAAAGCGGTGTTCGAATATCTCAAAATCAAGCACATCAAAACTGCTATCTAG
- a CDS encoding zinc-binding dehydrogenase, translating to MKAAVYLGKEQLPVQTVADPTLDDGEMLLAIDSCSVCGTDLRTYRHGDAKIKPPRILGHEFCGRVVESRAPDSPIKVGDRVVMYIVLVSGTDRYVEAGRANLTANRTTISYHHDGAFAPFMKVPALAVRQGNLFKATNDLPSDHLSVAEPLGCCMNAHSRLGIGLKDTVAVIGAGPIGIMHATLARLQGAQQVIVLDNNPRRLEMARAFDLDATVLVKPDGSHREEVARLTGGFGPDVVIVAVSAAAAQNDALEIAGKAGRVNFFAGLPKSAPTATLNVNTIHYKELEISGSYSEKKSDFQAAFALINSGRFPAGKIVTHTLPLARIEEAFGLMESGEALKVCIHPQL from the coding sequence ATGAAAGCTGCTGTCTATCTCGGAAAAGAACAACTGCCCGTCCAAACCGTCGCCGACCCGACCCTCGACGATGGGGAAATGCTGCTGGCCATCGATTCATGCAGTGTTTGCGGCACCGACCTGCGCACCTATCGCCATGGTGACGCCAAAATCAAGCCGCCGCGGATCCTCGGCCATGAGTTCTGCGGCCGCGTGGTCGAATCACGAGCCCCCGACTCCCCCATCAAGGTCGGTGATCGGGTTGTCATGTACATCGTGCTCGTCAGTGGCACGGACCGCTATGTCGAGGCGGGACGCGCCAACCTGACGGCGAACCGCACGACCATCTCCTATCATCATGACGGGGCCTTCGCCCCGTTCATGAAGGTCCCCGCCCTCGCCGTCCGTCAGGGCAATCTCTTCAAGGCCACCAACGATCTCCCCTCCGATCACCTCAGCGTGGCGGAGCCGCTGGGCTGTTGCATGAACGCCCACAGCCGTCTCGGCATCGGCCTCAAGGACACGGTCGCCGTCATCGGTGCCGGTCCCATTGGCATCATGCATGCCACGCTTGCCCGCCTGCAGGGCGCGCAACAGGTCATCGTCCTCGACAACAATCCGCGCCGGCTCGAAATGGCCCGCGCGTTCGACCTCGACGCCACCGTGCTGGTCAAGCCTGACGGCTCCCACCGCGAGGAAGTGGCCCGCCTCACGGGCGGCTTCGGCCCGGATGTCGTCATCGTCGCGGTCAGTGCGGCCGCCGCCCAGAACGACGCCCTCGAAATCGCCGGCAAGGCCGGACGCGTGAACTTCTTTGCCGGCCTGCCCAAGTCGGCTCCGACCGCCACGCTCAACGTGAACACCATCCACTACAAGGAACTCGAGATCAGCGGCTCCTATTCGGAGAAGAAGAGCGATTTCCAAGCGGCCTTCGCGCTGATCAACAGCGGCCGCTTCCCCGCCGGCAAGATCGTCACCCACACCCTGCCGCTTGCCCGGATCGAAGAGGCCTTCGGCCTGATGGAGTCCGGTGAAGCCCTCAAGGTCTGCATTCATCCGCAACTGTAA
- a CDS encoding CoA-acylating methylmalonate-semialdehyde dehydrogenase, producing MNPSASTAPTLKAVDHYIGGQRLPSSGAAGTTLNSPVDGKPLGLLHPASTAELDQTVAAAQKAFLEWRATPVKERVQPLFRFKQLVEDNIAELSQLVTAENGKTPAESEAGIRKGLEVVEYATSLPQLITGELLEVSSGVDCYTRSYPLGVTAGITPFNFPAMVPFWMFPLAIATGNSFILKPSDQVPFTPLRLAELLSQAGLPAGVFNVLQGGRETVEALLDHRGIAAAAFVGSTPVARTVYARGTAAGKRMLALGGAKNHLVVMPDADPEVTARNVVSSAMGCAGQRCMAASVLLAVGNCDHIIEAIINVARGIRLGQDMGAIINPKARDRIVGYIDRAAAGSTKVLLDGRGAKVAGKEGGNYVGPTIIDGVVPGQEWACDEIFGPVLSILRVKALDEALAIENASPFGNAAAIYTSDGGTAAYFEARANAGMVGINIGVPVPREPFAFGGWNESRFGIGDITGRDGLAFWTKTRKVTKKWSAASAKNWMS from the coding sequence ATGAATCCATCAGCTTCCACGGCCCCGACGCTCAAGGCGGTCGATCACTACATTGGCGGTCAACGCCTGCCTAGCTCCGGCGCGGCCGGCACAACCTTGAATTCCCCGGTGGATGGCAAGCCTCTGGGTCTTCTCCATCCCGCCTCGACCGCCGAGTTGGACCAAACCGTGGCGGCGGCTCAAAAGGCCTTCCTTGAGTGGCGCGCCACCCCGGTGAAGGAACGGGTGCAACCGCTCTTCCGCTTCAAGCAGCTCGTCGAAGACAACATCGCCGAACTCTCGCAACTCGTCACAGCCGAGAACGGCAAGACCCCGGCCGAGTCCGAGGCCGGCATTCGCAAGGGCCTTGAGGTCGTCGAGTATGCCACTTCCCTGCCGCAGCTCATCACCGGCGAACTCCTGGAAGTGAGCAGCGGGGTCGACTGCTACACGCGCAGCTACCCGCTCGGCGTCACCGCCGGCATCACTCCGTTCAATTTCCCGGCCATGGTCCCCTTTTGGATGTTTCCCTTGGCGATCGCGACGGGAAACAGCTTCATCCTGAAGCCGTCTGATCAGGTTCCGTTCACTCCCTTGCGGCTGGCCGAGTTGCTGAGCCAGGCCGGACTGCCTGCCGGTGTTTTTAACGTGCTGCAGGGCGGTCGCGAGACCGTCGAGGCGCTGCTCGATCACCGCGGTATCGCCGCCGCCGCCTTTGTCGGCTCCACCCCGGTGGCCCGCACGGTCTACGCCCGCGGCACCGCCGCCGGCAAGCGCATGCTGGCCCTCGGTGGCGCCAAAAACCACCTCGTCGTCATGCCGGATGCCGATCCGGAGGTCACGGCGCGCAACGTCGTCAGTTCCGCCATGGGCTGCGCCGGCCAGCGCTGTATGGCCGCCAGCGTGCTGCTCGCCGTCGGCAACTGCGACCATATCATCGAAGCCATCATCAATGTGGCTCGCGGCATCCGCTTGGGCCAGGACATGGGCGCCATCATCAATCCGAAGGCGCGCGACCGCATCGTCGGCTACATCGACCGCGCTGCCGCCGGCTCCACCAAGGTCCTGCTCGACGGCCGCGGCGCCAAGGTGGCGGGCAAGGAGGGCGGCAACTACGTCGGCCCCACCATCATTGACGGCGTGGTGCCCGGCCAGGAATGGGCCTGCGACGAGATCTTCGGACCGGTGCTCTCCATCCTGCGGGTGAAGGCCCTGGACGAGGCGCTCGCGATCGAGAACGCCAGCCCCTTTGGCAACGCCGCCGCCATCTACACCAGCGATGGCGGCACCGCCGCCTACTTCGAGGCCCGGGCCAACGCCGGCATGGTCGGCATCAACATCGGCGTGCCAGTGCCCCGCGAACCCTTCGCCTTCGGCGGCTGGAACGAATCCCGTTTCGGCATCGGCGACATCACCGGCCGCGATGGCCTGGCTTTCTGGACCAAGACCCGGAAGGTCACGAAAAAATGGTCCGCCGCCTCCGCCAAGAACTGGATGAGCTGA